In Oceaniferula flava, the genomic window GGGCTTTTTCGCATCCGGGCCATACAGCTGATAGGTGGCTTCGCTTTCCTGGGAGAGATCGGTCAGCTCAGGCACTGACATCTGCATCCGGTAGGCCATCTCGTATTGCTGGATGCGGGTCTGGATCTCGGGGTCGCCGACCTGATTCAACGTCTGTTGGTTCAGGGCGGAGAGGCCATCGAGCATGGACCGGCGGAGGTCGCGATCGATGCCCGGCGCGTCCTTGAGGTAGAGCACGGGATCACCGATTGAGCGCAGGTTGACACCGGCGTGTTTCCCCGGAAGGAAGCCGGAACTCCAGAGGCGGTTAGAGATCGCCTGGACATTGGCCTTGGGGTTGGAGTGCTTGGCGTGCAGCACGCAGAAGGTGGGGAGGTCATTGTTCAGGCTGCCGAGTCCGTAGGACAGCCATGAACCGATCGATGCCTTGCCGGCCTGCATCGAACCAGTGTAAATCAGCTGGTTCGCCGGCTCGTGGTTGATGGCTTCGGTGTGCATCGATTTGATGATGCAGATATCGTCGACCATCTTGCCGGTGTAGGGGAGCAAATCGGAAACCCAGGCGCCGGACTCGCCGTGTTGCTTGAAGGAGGTGAATGCCGGAGCAACGGGGAACTTCGTCTGCCCTGCGGTCATGCCGGTGAGGCGCTGGCCGGAATCTTCGAGGAAGCTTTTGATGTCTTTTTTGAACTCCTTTTGGAGATTGGGTTTGTAATCGAAGGTCTCCAGCTGGGATTGAGCGCCGATCAGGGAGATGTAGATCACGCGCTTGGCGGCAGGGGTAAATTGGGCTTTGCCTGTGGCTTTGCCAATGGCACCCATCAGTTCTTGGGGGAGCATGGATCCCAGGGCAGCGGCTCCCAAGCCCATGGCGTGTTTGCGGAAAAACTGTCGCCGTGTCAGGGCGTTGTTGTGCAAGTCGAGGGTTTTACGCAGGTCGGTTTGGTTCATGGCAGGTGGGGCTAGTTATTTGTTCAGCGTTTCATCCATGTTGAGGATCTGATTGGCCACCAGAGTCCAGGCGGCGAGTTCGGCGGCGTTGCTATCCGGCTGGTTGGGTGTGGCACCGATGGCAATGAATGTTGCCGCGGCCTCCGGATCGGCGGTGAATTTTTTTCGAGCTGCGTCCAAGGTTTGCCGGATGATTTGGCTCTCCTCGGTGCTCATGCGCCGCGACAGCAAGCGCATGGCAATGTAGTCCATACGACTGCGGCTGTCCTCGCTGTGCGCCATGGCCGCGCTGGCTAAGCGTCGTGAGGATTCGAGAAACTGCGGACCGTTCATCACCACCAGTGCTTGCAGCGGTGTGTTGGTGCGATCACGCTGGGTGCAGGAAACTTCACGTGATGGAGCGTTGAGAATGTCCATCACCGGGTGCACGGCGGTGCGTTTCCAGAAGGTGTAAAGTGAGCGCCGATAGACCTTGTTTCCTTGGTCTGCTTTGTAGAAGCGGGTGTTCGATTGGTTCATCGCCACGGCCTCCCAGACGCCTTTCGGCTGAGGTGGCTTGACGGATGGGCCTCCCAGCTGGGCACTCATCAGGCCGCTGCTGTGCAGTGCGAGGTCGCGGATCTGCTCGGCATCCATGCGATAACGAGGACCGCGCGAGAGCAGCGTGTTGAGCGGGTCGCGAGCCAATTTTTCCGCAGAAATCTTGGCCGACTGCCGGTAGGTGGACGAGCTGACGATGGTGCGTAGTAGGTGATGAAAATCCCAACCGTTTTCCACGAAGTCAGCGGCTAACCAGTCCAAGAGTTTGGGGTGGCTCGGGCGTGCTCCCATGACTCCGAAGTCGCTGTTGGTGGTAACGATGCCTTTGCCAAAGAGGTAGGACCAATAGCGGTTCACCGTGACGCGGGCGGGGAGGGGATTTTCCGGCATGGTGAGCCACTGCGCCAGGCCGAGCCGGTTTTTCGGCATGTCTTCGCTCATCGGTGGTAGCGAGGCGGGGACATCCGGGCTGACCTTCTCGCCCAAGTTCGCATACTCGCCACGGATTAAAACGTGAGCATAGGGCACGGTGTTAGTCTTTTCCTGCATCACCAGGGTGATGTTGCCTCGTTTAACAATGGCGGACTTTTCCTGCTCAAGTTGCTGAAGTTTGGCGAGTGTGGGGCGTATTTGTTGATCGATCGATTCGAAGTAGTAGTCGCGGAGTTGTTGGATTTGGTTCGGGGTCTTTTTTGCCAAGCGACGCAGGGCATCGATCCGTCCATCCACAGAAATGGCCAGTGCCTGGGCCTGGGTGAGTTCACGATTGAATAACTGGAACCCCTGGAGCTGGCCGTTGGCAAATGGCTGTCGGTTGAACCGCTTGCCCAGCAGCAGGGGGGCGCTGGTTTTGATGGATCCGGTGAGCTTGTTGGCGTTCACCTTGACGGCCGCCGGTTTCCCATTGATGTAGATTTTGACTCCATCCGATTGACTGGATCCATCGTAGCTGACGGTCACGTGAAACCACTTGTTCTTGGGGTAGGTTTTCACGGTGGTGACTTTGATGAAATCCTGGGGCCAGGCGTGAATGAGGTGCACGGCCAGGTGGCCTTGTTCACACCAGAGGTCGTATCCGCGGTGCGACTCCTGGGTGTGCATCTTGGCAATGGGCGCGCCGGAAAACCCGTGGGGGGCTTTCATCCAAGCTGAGAAACTGAATGCCTGATCGCGCTCAAAATCACCGGCATTGCCGAGCTGAATGGCGTTGTTCTTGGTGAAGGCAACGGCCTGGCCGAAGTCGGCCTTAACCCACTTGAGCGGCTGCTCTGAGCGATAGGTCTTGCCCTTGGAATCGGTGAGGCCATGGCTCTTATGGTTGAGGTCGAGCTGAAGGATTCGGTGTTCGTCTGCCACGGCGGAGCTGCGCTCGCTCTGCGGCGATTTGAGCCATGCCTGAAACTGGGATTCGTGAGCCTTGCGGTGCTGCTGCAGTGATTGTTTTACCTGAGCGAGCTCTTCATTGAGCTTGGGGAGACGCTTGCGATCGTCGGCCCGGGGGACCAGCAGGTTGGGTGGGTGATCAGCCTTATTCCGGTCCATCGCGGCCATGGTGGTGTTCCGGAAGAAGGCGGTGAGCTGGTAGTTTTCCTTGGTCGAAATAGCATCGAACTTATGATCGTGGCATGAGGCACAGCCGAAGGTGAGCCCTAACCAGGCGGCCGCGGTGGTGTCCGCGCGGTCCTG contains:
- a CDS encoding DUF1501 domain-containing protein, whose amino-acid sequence is MNQTDLRKTLDLHNNALTRRQFFRKHAMGLGAAALGSMLPQELMGAIGKATGKAQFTPAAKRVIYISLIGAQSQLETFDYKPNLQKEFKKDIKSFLEDSGQRLTGMTAGQTKFPVAPAFTSFKQHGESGAWVSDLLPYTGKMVDDICIIKSMHTEAINHEPANQLIYTGSMQAGKASIGSWLSYGLGSLNNDLPTFCVLHAKHSNPKANVQAISNRLWSSGFLPGKHAGVNLRSIGDPVLYLKDAPGIDRDLRRSMLDGLSALNQQTLNQVGDPEIQTRIQQYEMAYRMQMSVPELTDLSQESEATYQLYGPDAKKPGTFAYTALMARRLAERGVRFTQIFHRGWDQHGNLPRDISSQCKDIDQACYGLIQDLKQRGLLEDTLVICGGEFGRTVYSQGTLTESNYGRDHHPRAFSLWLAGAGVKGGTVYGDTDEYSFNITTPDQKVHVRDLHATILERCGLDFHKFGYLYQGLEQKLTGVEPAKVVTDILNSSHMMKH
- a CDS encoding DUF1553 domain-containing protein, whose amino-acid sequence is MAQPKPTMISINSQRITAVSVACLCALASCDQKQRATSPEQTSEDDPAPAISAQPASELTTISADQPVSFNEHIQPILSSACYHCHGPDSGTREPGGPLTPNDGPPLRIDQPEFAFAKRPNGKAVIIPGDPDASLLLKLMESKNPDEVMPLHPDRSPHGSILAPEKIALVRRWIEEGAQYEEHWAYLPPKKTELPAIQHQDWARNPIDHFIAKRLEQAGLAPNDEEDKARLLRRLSFDLTGLPPSAEEVEQFTSDPRDFDTVYLEKVDQLLQSDAYAEHYARHWLDVARYADTHGIHIDNYRSIWPYRDWVIQAFRQNMPFDQFTREQIAGDMMPSATLDQKIASGFHRCLPTTGEGGAIAEEYQAIYAQDRADTTAAAWLGLTFGCASCHDHKFDAISTKENYQLTAFFRNTTMAAMDRNKADHPPNLLVPRADDRKRLPKLNEELAQVKQSLQQHRKAHESQFQAWLKSPQSERSSAVADEHRILQLDLNHKSHGLTDSKGKTYRSEQPLKWVKADFGQAVAFTKNNAIQLGNAGDFERDQAFSFSAWMKAPHGFSGAPIAKMHTQESHRGYDLWCEQGHLAVHLIHAWPQDFIKVTTVKTYPKNKWFHVTVSYDGSSQSDGVKIYINGKPAAVKVNANKLTGSIKTSAPLLLGKRFNRQPFANGQLQGFQLFNRELTQAQALAISVDGRIDALRRLAKKTPNQIQQLRDYYFESIDQQIRPTLAKLQQLEQEKSAIVKRGNITLVMQEKTNTVPYAHVLIRGEYANLGEKVSPDVPASLPPMSEDMPKNRLGLAQWLTMPENPLPARVTVNRYWSYLFGKGIVTTNSDFGVMGARPSHPKLLDWLAADFVENGWDFHHLLRTIVSSSTYRQSAKISAEKLARDPLNTLLSRGPRYRMDAEQIRDLALHSSGLMSAQLGGPSVKPPQPKGVWEAVAMNQSNTRFYKADQGNKVYRRSLYTFWKRTAVHPVMDILNAPSREVSCTQRDRTNTPLQALVVMNGPQFLESSRRLASAAMAHSEDSRSRMDYIAMRLLSRRMSTEESQIIRQTLDAARKKFTADPEAAATFIAIGATPNQPDSNAAELAAWTLVANQILNMDETLNK